The following coding sequences lie in one Micromonospora sp. R77 genomic window:
- a CDS encoding MerR family transcriptional regulator — translation MDISTREMSLTVGEAAERVGLTTYTLRWYEQEGLVAPVGRDSAGRRRYTEGDVNWLVLLTRLRRTGMPVRDMRRYAELARQGDRTIGARRALFEAHRARVLARIAELEGDLEVLDYKIDVYRRAEEERA, via the coding sequence GTGGACATCAGCACGCGGGAGATGAGCCTCACCGTCGGTGAGGCCGCGGAGCGGGTCGGCCTGACCACCTACACGCTGCGCTGGTACGAGCAGGAGGGGCTGGTCGCCCCCGTCGGGCGGGACTCGGCCGGCCGGCGGCGCTACACCGAGGGCGACGTCAACTGGCTGGTGCTGCTCACCCGGCTGCGCCGGACCGGGATGCCGGTGCGGGACATGCGCCGCTACGCCGAGCTGGCCCGGCAGGGCGACCGGACGATCGGCGCCCGGCGGGCGCTCTTCGAGGCGCACCGGGCCCGGGTGCTGGCCCGGATCGCCGAACTGGAGGGGGACCTCGAAGTGCTCGACTACAAGATCGACGTGTATCGCAGGGCGGAGGAGGAGCGGGCATGA
- a CDS encoding TetR/AcrR family transcriptional regulator, which produces MRARRTGRRPGNPDTRESILAAARTAFAERGFDAASIRVIATAAGVDPALVHHYFGTKEELFRATVEIPVDPAELLPGVLAGGPDGVGERLVRTFLGVWDSPAGAAAVALLRSAVNNEWSARLLREFLVTQVLRRVLDRLDLDPAELPLRGALVGTQLAGLAMMRYVIRLEPVASADPETLVAAIGPTVQRYLTGPLPA; this is translated from the coding sequence ATGAGGGCGCGACGGACCGGCCGCCGGCCCGGCAACCCGGACACCCGCGAGTCGATCCTCGCGGCGGCGCGGACCGCCTTCGCCGAGCGCGGCTTCGACGCCGCCTCGATCCGGGTGATCGCCACCGCCGCCGGGGTGGACCCGGCCCTGGTGCACCACTACTTCGGCACCAAGGAGGAGCTGTTCCGGGCCACCGTCGAGATCCCCGTCGACCCGGCCGAGCTGCTGCCGGGCGTGCTGGCCGGCGGGCCGGACGGGGTCGGGGAACGGCTGGTCCGCACCTTCCTCGGGGTGTGGGACTCCCCGGCCGGCGCGGCGGCGGTCGCCCTGCTCCGCTCGGCGGTGAACAACGAGTGGAGCGCCCGGCTGCTGCGCGAGTTCCTGGTCACCCAGGTGCTGCGCCGGGTCCTCGACCGGCTCGACCTCGACCCGGCCGAGCTGCCGCTGCGCGGCGCGCTGGTCGGCACCCAGCTCGCCGGCCTGGCCATGATGCGCTACGTGATCCGGTTGGAACCCGTCGCCTCCGCCGACCCGGAGACCCTGGTCGCGGCGATCGGCCCGACCGTGCAGCGCTACCTGACCGGTCCGCTGCCGGCCTGA
- a CDS encoding ABC transporter permease encodes MNPRILAATNGRILRQLRHDKRTVALLVVVPTVLLTLVYFMYVDQPTPPGQPTVFDRVALIMLGFFPFIIMFLVTSIAMLRERTSGTLERLLTTPLGKLDLLFGYGIAFGLAGAVQASIATVVAYRVFDLDTAGSSWLVVLIAAVNAVLAVALGLLCSAFARTEFQAVQFMPVVVLPQLLLCGLFVPRGEMAGWLQAISDVLPLSYAVEALQEVGAHPDPTGTMWRDVAIVAGAAVAALVLAAATLRRRSG; translated from the coding sequence GTGAACCCCCGCATCCTCGCCGCGACCAACGGGCGCATCCTGCGCCAGCTGCGGCACGACAAGCGGACCGTCGCGCTGCTCGTGGTGGTGCCGACCGTGCTGCTCACCCTGGTCTACTTCATGTACGTCGACCAGCCCACCCCGCCCGGGCAGCCCACCGTCTTCGACCGGGTGGCCCTGATCATGCTGGGCTTCTTCCCGTTCATCATCATGTTCCTGGTGACCAGCATCGCCATGCTGCGGGAACGCACCAGCGGCACGCTGGAACGGCTGCTCACCACCCCGCTGGGCAAGCTCGACCTGCTCTTCGGGTACGGCATCGCGTTCGGGCTGGCCGGGGCGGTGCAGGCGAGCATCGCCACCGTGGTGGCGTACCGGGTGTTCGACCTGGACACCGCCGGCAGCAGCTGGCTGGTCGTGCTGATCGCGGCGGTCAACGCCGTGCTGGCCGTGGCGCTCGGGCTGCTGTGCAGCGCCTTCGCCCGTACCGAGTTCCAGGCCGTCCAGTTCATGCCGGTCGTGGTCCTGCCCCAGCTGCTGCTCTGCGGGCTCTTCGTGCCCCGGGGCGAGATGGCCGGCTGGCTCCAGGCGATCAGCGACGTGCTGCCCCTGTCGTACGCGGTCGAGGCGCTGCAGGAGGTCGGCGCGCACCCGGACCCGACCGGGACGATGTGGCGCGACGTGGCGATCGTGGCCGGGGCGGCGGTGGCGGCGCTGGTGCTCGCCGCGGCCACCCTGCGCCGGCGCAGCGGATGA
- a CDS encoding ABC transporter ATP-binding protein, with protein MASGTSRDVLGRGLRVLGRAIREQPRIFAVAVTGSVLFGLMVIASAFVVGRVVGDVVVPAVERGQVGAGVLALAAAALFGISVLRVVGIFGRRLGAGYMQFRLQAAYRRRVTRRYLDLPLAWHHRNATGTLLSNANSDVEAAWYPIAPLPFAVGTLVMLVGAVVSLFLTDWALALVGLAVFPALFALNVVYSRRMAPRQARAQRLRAEVSGIAHESFDGALVVKTMGRESQETARFASRAGELRDALIAVGKLRGVFDPMLETLPSLGTLAVLVVGAFRLRQGAITVTELVSVAFLFTVLAFPVRAIGWVLAELPRSVAGWDRVRRVLDATGEMPYGEVTLDPAEPRPATLAFHDVHFSYEPAEAHLPGAQVLGEVGFTVPAGKTVALVGPTGAGKSTIASLAVRLVDPDSGTVTLDGVDVRHLTAASLASTIALVAQVPFVFDDTVRANIALDRAGVGDEEVWAALRLAEADGFVAALPEGLDTMVGERGTSLSGGQRQRLTLARALAGRPRLLVLDDATSAVDPRVEAAILAGLRAPAQGGAAASILVVAYRRATIALADEVIYVEHGRVVARGTHTELLATVPGYADLVTAYEQAEQEREQTRPYDEVTPLTSGLEVEVDR; from the coding sequence GTGGCGAGCGGGACAAGTCGGGACGTCCTCGGCCGAGGGCTGCGGGTGCTCGGCCGGGCCATCCGGGAACAACCGCGGATCTTCGCGGTCGCGGTGACGGGGAGCGTGCTCTTCGGCCTCATGGTGATCGCCAGCGCGTTCGTGGTCGGCCGGGTGGTCGGCGACGTCGTGGTGCCGGCCGTCGAGCGCGGCCAGGTCGGCGCCGGCGTGCTCGCGCTCGCCGCGGCGGCGCTGTTCGGGATCAGCGTGCTGCGCGTGGTCGGCATCTTCGGCCGCCGGCTCGGCGCGGGTTACATGCAGTTCCGGCTCCAGGCCGCCTACCGCCGCCGGGTCACCCGCCGCTACCTGGACCTGCCGCTGGCCTGGCACCACCGCAACGCCACCGGCACGCTGCTGTCCAACGCCAACTCCGACGTGGAGGCCGCCTGGTACCCGATCGCGCCGCTGCCGTTCGCGGTCGGCACGTTGGTCATGCTGGTCGGCGCGGTCGTCTCGCTCTTCCTCACCGACTGGGCGCTGGCGCTGGTCGGACTGGCCGTCTTCCCCGCGCTCTTCGCGCTCAACGTGGTCTACTCCCGCCGGATGGCCCCCCGCCAGGCGCGCGCGCAGCGGCTGCGGGCCGAGGTCAGCGGGATCGCGCACGAGAGCTTCGACGGCGCGCTGGTGGTCAAGACCATGGGCCGGGAGTCCCAGGAGACCGCCCGGTTCGCATCCCGCGCCGGTGAGCTGCGCGACGCGTTGATCGCCGTCGGCAAGCTGCGCGGCGTCTTCGACCCGATGCTGGAGACCCTGCCCAGCCTCGGCACCCTGGCCGTGCTGGTGGTGGGCGCGTTCCGGCTGCGCCAGGGCGCGATCACCGTCACCGAGCTGGTCAGCGTCGCCTTCCTCTTCACCGTGCTGGCCTTCCCGGTCCGGGCCATCGGCTGGGTGCTGGCCGAGCTGCCGCGCAGCGTCGCCGGCTGGGACCGGGTGCGCCGGGTGCTCGACGCCACCGGCGAGATGCCGTACGGCGAGGTCACGCTCGACCCGGCCGAGCCGCGGCCGGCCACGCTCGCCTTCCACGACGTGCACTTCTCGTACGAGCCGGCCGAGGCGCACCTGCCCGGCGCCCAGGTGCTCGGCGAGGTCGGCTTCACCGTGCCGGCCGGGAAGACCGTCGCCCTGGTCGGGCCGACCGGCGCCGGTAAGTCCACCATCGCCTCGCTCGCCGTCCGGCTGGTCGACCCCGACTCCGGGACGGTCACCCTGGACGGCGTCGACGTCCGCCACCTCACCGCCGCCTCGCTCGCCTCGACCATCGCGCTGGTGGCCCAGGTGCCGTTCGTCTTCGACGACACGGTCCGGGCCAACATCGCCCTGGACCGGGCCGGCGTCGGCGACGAGGAGGTGTGGGCGGCGCTGCGGCTGGCCGAGGCGGACGGTTTCGTCGCCGCGCTGCCCGAGGGGCTGGACACCATGGTCGGCGAGCGCGGCACCTCGCTCTCCGGCGGCCAGCGGCAGCGGCTCACCCTGGCCCGGGCGCTCGCCGGCCGGCCCCGCCTGCTGGTGCTGGACGACGCCACCAGCGCCGTCGACCCGCGCGTCGAGGCGGCCATCCTGGCCGGCCTGCGCGCCCCGGCGCAGGGCGGCGCCGCCGCGTCGATCCTGGTGGTCGCCTACCGGCGGGCCACCATCGCCCTCGCCGACGAGGTGATCTACGTCGAGCACGGCCGGGTGGTCGCCCGGGGCACCCACACCGAGCTGCTCGCCACCGTCCCCGGCTACGCCGACCTGGTCACCGCCTACGAGCAGGCCGAGCAGGAGCGCGAGCAGACCCGCCCGTACGACGAGGTCACACCGCTGACCTCCGGCCTGGAAGTCGAGGTTGACCGGTGA
- the hisI gene encoding phosphoribosyl-AMP cyclohydrolase, with the protein MPPSDAPLTGAPASSAEPPAPGPVRPSRLDPAIAARLRRTPDGLVAAVVRQHDSGEVLMVAWMDDEALHRTLTTGRATYWSRSRQEYWVKGATSGHHQHVRSVALDCDGDALLVSVDQVGAACHTGNRTCFFTELPVTSPEATS; encoded by the coding sequence GTGCCCCCATCCGACGCGCCGCTGACCGGCGCCCCCGCCAGCTCCGCCGAGCCTCCGGCCCCCGGCCCGGTCCGCCCGTCCCGGCTCGACCCGGCGATCGCCGCCCGGCTGCGCCGTACCCCCGACGGCCTGGTGGCCGCGGTGGTGCGGCAGCACGACTCGGGCGAGGTGCTGATGGTCGCCTGGATGGACGACGAGGCGCTGCACCGCACCCTGACCACCGGCCGGGCCACCTACTGGTCGCGCAGCCGCCAGGAGTACTGGGTCAAGGGCGCCACCTCCGGTCACCACCAGCACGTCCGGTCGGTCGCCCTCGACTGCGACGGGGACGCGCTGCTGGTCAGCGTCGACCAGGTCGGGGCGGCCTGCCACACCGGCAACCGGACCTGCTTCTTCACCGAACTGCCGGTCACCTCGCCGGAGGCGACGTCATGA
- a CDS encoding ABC transporter ATP-binding protein: MTTTTEAEQAAESTWRTLRRGLALSPELKTGLAGTIGLALVYMVGRVAVPVAVQRGIDHGIVGGLDLGVVWSTVVATAAVLVVTTTCGYLMMRRLFTVSETALAGVRTRAFRHVHDLSMLHQQSERRGSLVSRVTSDVDQITQFLQWGGVILIVNLGQLVVTTAVMLAYSWQLTLVVLGAFAPALLVIRLLQRRLAAAYGVVRQRMGTLLGTIGESVVGAPVIRAYGIAGRTARRLDTAIEAQRQAQQRAIRISIVGSSVGELAAGLALAGVVVVGVNLGADRTLSIGQLTAFLFLVTLFIQPVQIATEVLNEAQNAIAGWRRVLDVLDVAPDVADPGEQGRELPPGPLDIRFDHVTFAYPGGPPVLHDVELEIPAKSRVAVVGETGSGKTTFAKLLTRLMDPTSGDVLLSGVPLREVRFESLRSRVVMVPQDGFLFDATVGQNVRFARPGLTDAQLTAAFTELGLADWLDGLPSGLNTPVGERGEALSVGERQLVALARAYVADPDLLVLDEATSAVDPATEVRLQRTLDAVTRGRTTLAIAHRLSTAQAADEVIVVDRGRIVQRGPHDELLRDPDSVYALLYASWLEQTR; this comes from the coding sequence GTGACGACCACCACCGAGGCGGAGCAGGCGGCCGAGTCGACCTGGCGGACGCTGCGGCGGGGGTTGGCGCTCTCCCCGGAGCTGAAGACCGGGCTGGCCGGCACGATCGGTCTGGCGCTGGTCTACATGGTCGGCCGGGTGGCCGTGCCGGTGGCCGTGCAGCGGGGCATCGACCACGGCATCGTCGGCGGCCTCGACCTGGGCGTGGTCTGGTCGACGGTCGTCGCCACCGCCGCCGTGCTGGTGGTCACCACCACCTGCGGTTACCTGATGATGCGCCGGCTGTTCACGGTCAGCGAAACGGCTCTCGCCGGGGTACGCACCCGCGCGTTCCGGCACGTGCACGACCTGTCGATGCTGCACCAGCAGTCCGAGCGGCGCGGTTCGCTGGTCTCCCGGGTCACCAGCGACGTCGACCAGATCACCCAGTTCCTCCAGTGGGGCGGCGTGATCCTCATCGTCAACCTCGGCCAGCTGGTGGTGACCACCGCCGTCATGCTGGCGTACTCCTGGCAGTTGACCCTGGTGGTGCTCGGCGCGTTCGCCCCGGCGCTGCTGGTGATCCGGCTGCTCCAGCGCCGGCTGGCCGCCGCGTACGGCGTGGTCCGGCAGCGGATGGGCACCCTGCTCGGCACCATCGGGGAGAGTGTGGTGGGGGCGCCGGTGATCCGGGCGTACGGCATCGCCGGGCGGACCGCCCGGCGGCTGGACACGGCCATCGAGGCGCAGCGGCAGGCGCAGCAGCGGGCCATCCGGATCAGCATCGTCGGCAGCTCGGTGGGGGAGCTGGCGGCCGGTCTGGCGCTGGCCGGGGTGGTCGTGGTCGGCGTCAACCTGGGGGCGGACCGCACCCTCTCCATCGGCCAGCTCACCGCGTTCCTGTTCCTGGTCACCCTCTTCATCCAGCCGGTGCAGATCGCCACCGAGGTGCTCAACGAGGCGCAGAACGCGATCGCCGGCTGGCGCCGGGTGCTCGACGTGCTGGACGTCGCCCCCGACGTGGCCGACCCGGGCGAGCAGGGGCGGGAACTGCCGCCGGGCCCGCTGGACATCCGCTTCGATCACGTCACCTTCGCCTATCCGGGCGGCCCGCCGGTGCTGCACGACGTGGAGCTGGAGATCCCGGCGAAGAGCCGGGTCGCGGTGGTCGGCGAGACCGGCAGCGGCAAGACCACCTTCGCCAAGCTGCTCACCCGGCTGATGGACCCGACCTCCGGCGACGTGCTGCTCTCCGGGGTGCCGCTGCGCGAGGTGCGCTTCGAGTCGCTGCGCTCCCGGGTGGTGATGGTGCCGCAGGACGGCTTCCTCTTCGACGCCACGGTCGGCCAGAACGTCCGCTTCGCCCGGCCCGGGCTGACCGACGCGCAGCTCACCGCGGCCTTCACCGAGCTGGGGCTGGCCGACTGGCTGGACGGCCTGCCGTCCGGGCTGAACACCCCGGTCGGTGAGCGGGGCGAGGCGCTGAGCGTGGGGGAGCGGCAGTTGGTGGCGCTCGCCCGGGCGTACGTCGCCGACCCGGACCTGCTGGTGCTCGACGAGGCGACCAGCGCCGTCGACCCGGCCACCGAGGTACGCCTGCAGCGCACCCTGGACGCGGTCACCCGGGGCCGGACCACGCTCGCCATCGCCCACCGGCTCTCCACCGCGCAGGCCGCCGACGAGGTGATCGTGGTGGACCGGGGCCGGATCGTGCAGCGCGGCCCGCACGACGAGCTGCTCCGCGATCCCGATTCGGTCTACGCCCTGCTCTACGCCTCCTGGCTGGAGCAGACCCGCTGA
- a CDS encoding terpene synthase family protein: MVDDACDDDGLGTTPARLGPTVAGLLDVLDRPGAPGPPPAGALAAGLDDICRRVRACGCPTLLLRLVSQLREYLLGLLWEAGYREHHRVPTVAEYVQLRRHTGGVRPAFTLTDLAHDGPPRVGRHAEPALVALDLLAADLVCWCNDIFSFGKEHRAGTDPLNLVTSIARESAAGETVALRAAAARFNAALAAYVAGDAALDGDPEAGPYLATRRNWIRGTYDWSLRAARYA; encoded by the coding sequence GTGGTGGACGACGCGTGCGACGACGACGGTCTCGGCACCACGCCGGCCCGGCTGGGGCCGACCGTCGCGGGCCTGCTCGACGTGCTGGACCGGCCCGGCGCGCCGGGCCCGCCCCCGGCCGGGGCACTCGCCGCCGGGCTGGACGACATCTGTCGCCGGGTCCGTGCCTGCGGCTGCCCGACGCTGCTGCTGCGCCTGGTGAGCCAGCTGCGGGAATACCTGCTCGGGCTGCTCTGGGAGGCGGGTTACCGGGAGCACCACCGGGTCCCGACGGTCGCCGAGTACGTCCAGCTGCGCCGGCACACCGGCGGGGTGCGGCCGGCGTTCACCCTGACCGACCTGGCGCACGACGGGCCACCCCGGGTGGGCCGGCACGCCGAGCCGGCGCTGGTGGCCCTGGACCTGCTGGCGGCGGACCTGGTCTGCTGGTGCAACGACATCTTCTCCTTCGGCAAGGAGCACCGGGCCGGGACGGACCCGCTGAACCTGGTCACCTCGATCGCCCGGGAGTCCGCGGCCGGTGAGACGGTGGCGCTGCGGGCGGCGGCGGCCCGGTTCAACGCCGCGCTGGCCGCGTACGTGGCGGGCGACGCCGCGCTCGACGGCGACCCGGAGGCCGGCCCCTACCTGGCCACCCGGCGCAACTGGATCCGGGGCACCTACGACTGGTCGCTCCGCGCCGCCCGGTACGCCTGA
- a CDS encoding ABC transporter ATP-binding protein: protein MEDATLVRDLVVDRGRRRVLHGISCAVPRGAVTGLLGPSGSGKTTLMRAIVGVQTVTSGTVTVLGRPAGHPELRHRVGYLTQAPSVYADLTVRENARYFAALHGRRPADADRAVADVGLATAAGQLVGTLSGGQRSRASLACALVGEPELVVLDEPTVGQDPVLRAELWARFHQLAAAGTTLLVSSHVMDEAARCDRLLLIRDGRLIADDTPDAIRAATAVDDLEQAFLRLIRANEAAERPVGQEEDR from the coding sequence ATGGAGGACGCGACACTGGTCCGCGACCTGGTCGTCGACCGGGGCCGACGGCGGGTGCTGCACGGCATCAGCTGCGCGGTACCGCGCGGCGCGGTCACCGGGCTGCTCGGCCCGAGCGGCAGCGGCAAGACCACCCTGATGCGGGCGATCGTGGGCGTGCAGACGGTCACCTCGGGCACGGTCACCGTGCTCGGCCGGCCCGCCGGCCACCCGGAGCTGCGCCACCGGGTCGGCTACCTGACCCAGGCCCCCAGCGTCTACGCCGACCTGACGGTCCGGGAGAACGCCCGCTACTTCGCCGCCCTGCACGGGCGTCGCCCCGCCGACGCCGACCGGGCGGTCGCCGACGTCGGGCTCGCCACGGCGGCCGGCCAGCTCGTCGGCACCCTCTCCGGCGGCCAGCGCAGCCGGGCGTCGCTGGCCTGTGCGCTGGTCGGCGAGCCGGAACTGGTCGTCCTCGACGAGCCGACCGTGGGCCAGGACCCGGTGCTGCGGGCCGAGCTGTGGGCCCGGTTCCACCAACTGGCCGCCGCCGGGACGACCCTGCTGGTCTCCAGCCACGTGATGGACGAGGCGGCCCGCTGCGACCGGCTGCTGCTGATCCGGGACGGGCGCCTCATCGCCGACGACACCCCCGACGCCATTCGGGCCGCCACCGCCGTCGACGACCTGGAGCAGGCGTTCCTGCGGCTGATCCGGGCGAACGAGGCGGCCGAGCGGCCCGTCGGCCAGGAGGAGGACCGGTGA
- a CDS encoding anthranilate synthase component I translates to MTDGTVSPDQGAFTELAARWRVVPVTRRLLADAETPVGVYRKLAGGPGTFLLESAEQGVGSAGMAWSRYSFIGVRSSATLTERDGAALWTGEPPAGVPADGDPVRVLRETVAALAGPAWDPASGMPPLTGGMVGFLGYDLIRRFERLPELTEDDLGVPELGMMLATDLVVLDHYDGSAILVANAVLPPPDAPGRDALVAAAYHHAVGRLDAMTTALSRPIPPMISTVDRPAVGEVSCRTPDGGYPKAVEAAKEAIRAGECFQIVLAQRFERPTHADPLDVYRVLRTTNPSPYMYLLRFDGFDIVGSSPEAHLKVSTTADGRRRALLHPIAGTRPRGGTPAADARLAAELLSDPKERAEHVMLVDLGRNDLGRVCRPGTVEVPEFATIERYSHVMHIVSTVVGELRADRTAFDALAATFPAGTLSGAPKVRAMEIIEELEPVRRGLYGGTVGYFGFGGDLDMAIAIRTALIRDGRAYVQAGAGVVADSDPAAEDQETRNKAAAVLAAIAAAETLRPAR, encoded by the coding sequence ATGACCGACGGCACGGTCAGCCCCGACCAGGGCGCGTTCACCGAGCTGGCGGCCCGGTGGCGGGTCGTCCCGGTCACCCGCCGGCTGCTCGCCGACGCGGAGACCCCGGTCGGCGTCTACCGCAAGCTCGCCGGTGGGCCGGGCACCTTCCTGCTGGAGTCGGCCGAGCAGGGCGTGGGTTCGGCCGGCATGGCCTGGTCCCGCTACTCCTTCATCGGCGTCCGCAGCAGCGCCACGCTGACCGAGCGCGACGGCGCCGCGCTCTGGACCGGTGAGCCGCCCGCCGGGGTGCCGGCCGACGGCGACCCGGTCCGGGTGCTGCGCGAGACGGTCGCCGCGCTGGCCGGCCCGGCCTGGGACCCGGCCAGCGGCATGCCGCCGCTGACCGGCGGCATGGTGGGCTTCCTGGGGTACGACCTCATCCGCCGCTTCGAGCGCCTGCCCGAGCTGACCGAGGACGACCTCGGCGTCCCCGAGCTGGGCATGATGCTCGCCACCGACCTGGTGGTGCTCGACCACTACGACGGCTCGGCGATCCTGGTCGCCAACGCGGTCCTGCCCCCGCCCGACGCACCGGGGCGGGACGCGCTGGTCGCGGCGGCGTACCACCACGCGGTGGGGCGGCTGGACGCGATGACCACCGCACTGTCCCGACCGATTCCGCCCATGATCTCCACGGTCGACCGGCCGGCGGTCGGCGAGGTGAGCTGCCGGACCCCCGACGGCGGCTACCCGAAGGCGGTCGAGGCGGCCAAGGAGGCCATCCGGGCCGGCGAGTGCTTCCAGATCGTGCTCGCCCAGCGCTTCGAACGCCCGACCCACGCCGACCCGCTCGACGTCTACCGGGTGCTGCGCACCACCAACCCCAGCCCGTACATGTACCTGCTGCGCTTCGACGGCTTCGACATCGTCGGCTCCTCGCCGGAGGCGCACCTGAAGGTGAGCACCACCGCCGACGGCCGACGCCGCGCGCTGCTGCACCCGATCGCCGGGACCCGCCCCCGGGGCGGCACCCCGGCCGCCGACGCCCGCCTCGCCGCCGAGCTGCTCAGCGACCCGAAGGAGCGCGCCGAGCACGTGATGCTGGTCGACCTGGGCCGCAACGACCTGGGCCGGGTCTGCCGCCCCGGCACGGTCGAGGTGCCGGAGTTCGCCACCATCGAGCGGTACAGCCACGTCATGCACATCGTCTCGACGGTGGTCGGCGAGCTGCGGGCGGACCGCACCGCCTTCGACGCGCTCGCCGCCACCTTCCCGGCCGGCACCCTCTCCGGCGCGCCCAAGGTCCGGGCCATGGAGATCATCGAGGAGTTGGAGCCGGTCCGGCGCGGCCTGTACGGCGGCACCGTCGGCTACTTCGGCTTCGGCGGCGACCTGGACATGGCGATCGCGATCCGGACCGCGCTGATCCGCGACGGGCGGGCCTACGTGCAGGCCGGGGCGGGGGTGGTGGCCGATTCTGATCCGGCCGCCGAGGACCAGGAGACCCGGAACAAGGCCGCCGCGGTGCTCGCCGCCATCGCCGCCGCCGAGACCCTGCGGCCGGCCCGATGA
- a CDS encoding aldo/keto reductase, whose product MIRRRVGATGPEVSAIGLGCMGMSFAYGTGDDAESTRTLHRALDLGVNHLDTADMYGFGANERLLGPVVKARRDEVFLATKFGNRSTGDRFGGTGTPGAYVDSSAAWAREACDASLGRLGVDTIDLYYLHRRNPATPIEETVGALADLVTAGKVRLIGLSEVNPATLRAAHAVHPIAAVQMEYSLFSRDVEGEMLATCRELGVCLVAYSPVGRGLLTGAITSREQLADDDWRRNVPRFADGNLDANLRLVEAVRAVAAEIGCTPAQAALAWLLAQGDDVLPIPGTKRVRYLEENAAAADITLDPGQLARLREAVPAEAVAGERYTEAGMRTVGH is encoded by the coding sequence ATGATCCGACGACGAGTGGGCGCGACCGGCCCGGAGGTCTCGGCGATCGGCCTGGGCTGCATGGGGATGAGCTTCGCGTACGGCACCGGTGACGACGCCGAGTCGACGCGGACCCTGCACCGGGCCCTCGACCTGGGCGTCAACCACCTGGACACCGCCGACATGTACGGCTTCGGCGCCAACGAGCGGCTGCTGGGCCCGGTCGTCAAGGCCCGCCGGGACGAGGTCTTCCTGGCCACCAAGTTCGGCAACCGCAGCACCGGCGACCGCTTCGGCGGCACCGGCACCCCGGGCGCTTACGTGGACAGCAGCGCCGCCTGGGCCCGGGAGGCCTGCGACGCCTCGCTCGGCCGGCTCGGGGTCGACACCATCGACCTGTACTACCTGCACCGGCGCAACCCGGCCACGCCGATCGAGGAGACCGTCGGTGCCCTGGCCGACCTCGTGACGGCCGGCAAGGTGCGCCTGATCGGCCTCTCCGAGGTCAACCCGGCGACCCTGCGGGCCGCCCACGCGGTGCACCCGATCGCCGCCGTCCAGATGGAGTACTCGCTGTTCAGCCGGGACGTCGAGGGCGAGATGCTGGCCACCTGCCGGGAGCTGGGCGTCTGTCTGGTGGCGTACTCGCCGGTGGGCCGGGGGCTGCTCACCGGGGCGATCACCAGCCGCGAGCAGCTCGCCGACGACGACTGGCGCCGGAACGTGCCCAGGTTCGCCGACGGCAACCTGGACGCCAACCTGCGGCTGGTCGAGGCGGTACGCGCGGTCGCGGCGGAGATCGGCTGCACGCCGGCCCAGGCGGCGCTCGCCTGGCTGCTGGCCCAGGGCGACGACGTCCTCCCGATCCCCGGCACCAAGCGGGTGCGCTACCTGGAGGAGAACGCGGCGGCGGCCGACATCACCCTGGACCCGGGGCAGCTCGCCCGGCTGCGGGAGGCGGTGCCGGCCGAGGCGGTGGCCGGGGAAAGGTACACCGAGGCAGGAATGCGAACCGTCGGGCACTAG
- a CDS encoding TIGR03085 family metal-binding protein, with protein MPRYARSEREALADLMLELGPDAPTLNDGWTTRDLAAHLLVRERRPDAAGGILLPPLRRYGEAVRRRVAAGPYAELVARVRRPPVWSPLSNPLTDELVNTMEFFIHHEDVRRARPGWLPRDLPAGLQAALWKRTALLARMALRRFPADLLVQAPGYGELGVGRGGERLRVVGAPGELTLFLSGRQRVARVQLDGPGALAERLRTAGLGI; from the coding sequence ATGCCGCGGTACGCCCGGTCGGAGCGCGAGGCGCTCGCCGACCTGATGCTGGAACTGGGACCGGACGCGCCGACGCTCAATGACGGGTGGACGACCCGTGATCTGGCGGCGCACCTGCTCGTACGGGAGCGTCGCCCGGACGCCGCCGGGGGCATCCTGCTGCCGCCGCTGCGCCGGTACGGCGAGGCGGTGCGCCGCCGGGTGGCCGCCGGCCCGTACGCGGAGCTGGTGGCCCGGGTGCGCCGGCCGCCGGTGTGGAGTCCGCTGAGCAACCCGCTCACCGACGAGCTGGTCAACACGATGGAGTTCTTCATCCATCACGAGGACGTCCGCCGGGCCCGGCCCGGCTGGCTGCCGCGCGACCTGCCGGCGGGGTTGCAGGCGGCGCTGTGGAAGCGCACCGCGCTGCTGGCCCGGATGGCGTTGCGCCGCTTCCCGGCGGACCTGCTGGTGCAGGCGCCCGGGTACGGCGAGTTGGGCGTCGGCCGGGGCGGTGAGCGGCTGCGGGTGGTCGGGGCACCGGGCGAGCTGACGCTGTTCCTCTCCGGCCGGCAGCGGGTGGCCCGGGTGCAGCTCGACGGGCCGGGCGCGCTCGCCGAGCGGTTGCGGACCGCGGGTCTGGGCATCTGA